A window of Yoonia sp. SS1-5 genomic DNA:
CAGGCCCGGGGCAGAGCCCCGACAGGCCCCAGCCCGCGCCAAAAAGGGTGGAGCCCAGAACAAGGTTCGGTCCGACGCGCGGATCAGGTCGGGCCGGAAAGGCATCGGCCAGAACAGGTCTGCGCCCTTTGGTCCAGGCCCATGCAAGGGCCATGGGCAGGATGGCTCCGCCCATCACAAAGGCAAGCGTCGGGTCCCAATCGCCAAAAAGATCAAGCCAGCCTTGCACCTTGGTCGTGTCAGTCATCCCCGAAATAAGCAGACCCGTGCCAAAAAGACTGCCGACAACAAATGCAACAAATATCCGCATCAGATGATCCCCAGACCATGTTTGAACACAACAACCGTCAGCGCACCGGCCCCGATGTAAAAGACCGTGGCAACAATGCCGCGCAGTGACAGCCGCGAAATGCCGCAAACCCCATGCCCCGACGTGCAGCCATTGGCCAGCCGTGTACCAACGCCAACCAGCAGGCCTGCGATGATGATCACGCCCCAATTGTTGGTCAGGTGGGTTTGCGCCCCGGCCATAAATGGCACCAGCAGGGCAGGGGCCAGAAACAGCCCCGCCAGCAGTGCGGCGCGTTCGCGCCAATCGTGACGGCCCGATCCATCCACCAGCCCGCCGATCAGGCCAGAAGCCCCCATGATCCGCCCGTTGACCAGCAGAAAGATCGCCGCAGCCACCCCGATAAGCCCGCCACCGGCGAGGCCCATTATCCATTCATATGGCATGATTAGTCCTGTTTTATTGTGCCTTTACAGCGTGTTGATCGGCACCTTGAAATAGCGCGTGCCATTGTCATCAGGCTCTGGGAAATGCCCGGCCCGCATGTTTGTCTGCAACGATGGCAGGATCAGCCGAGGCATCCCCAATTTGGCGTCGCGGTTTGTGCGCATTTCGACAAAGTCGGCCAGGGGTCGCCCCGCCCCGATATGCACATTCAGCGCCTTTTGTTCGCCCACGGTTGTTTCCCACGCAAATTCGTCGCGACCGGGGGCCTTGTAGTCGTGCCCCACAAAAATCCGTGTTTCATCCGGCAGGGTCAGGATTTTCTGTATGGATTGGTAGAGGTCCTCGGCCGAGCCGCCCGGAAAATCACATCGGGCGGTGCCAAAATCCGGCATGAACAGCGTATCCCCCACAAAGGCCGCATCGCCGATCACGTAGGTCAGACAGGCTGGCGTATGGCCAGGCGTATGCAGAACATCGGCGCGCATCTGCCCGATATGCAGGCTGTCCCCATCCTCAAACAAGCCGTCAAATTGCGACCCGTCCCGCTGAAATGCGGTGCCTTCGTTGAAGACCTTGCCGAATGTGTCCTGCACAACGGTGATATTGGCCCCGATCCCGATCTTGCCGCCCAAATGGTCTTGCAAATAGGGCGCTGCAGACAGGTGGTCCGCATGGACATGGCTTTCCAGAATCCAGCTGACCTGCAAATCGTGGTCTTTGATCCATTGGATGATGTCATCGGCGGATTTGGTATCGGTGCGCCCGGCGGCCTGATCATAGTCCAGCACGCTGTCGATGATGGCGCAGCTGCGCCCGTCGGGTTCGCGCACCACATAGGATACGGTGTTGGTTGCTTCATCGAAAAAGGCTTTGACTTCGGGTGACATGACGAATCTCCTCTGCTGGACACGATAATCGCTTTTCAATACATTTCAATAATGGAATGTATTTGCACAAGGACCTGCCCGTGACTGCGTTATCAACATTGGATGCAATGGATGCCGCCGCCGAGGATGCGGCGTCCTTGATGAAGGCTTTGTCGAACCCGGGCCGTTTGCGCATTTTATGCGCGCTTGTGCCGGGGGAAATGTCGGTATCGGGGTTGGAACAGGCATTGGGCGCCAGCCAGTCCTACGTGTCCGGTCAGCTGTTGCGCTTGCGCAATGATGGGCTGGTCACTTGTGAACGGCAGGGGCGGGTTCAGAAATACCGGCTGGCTGATCCGCGTGTGCGCCCAGTGCTGGAGCGGATTTACGAGGTATTCTGCCCCGACATGTAGGCGCGCAATTCGGCCCGCGCCACCTGTCTGCGATGCACCGCATCCGGGCCATCGGCCAGCCGAAGCGTGCGCAGATGGGTCCATTGCCGCGCCAATGGGGTATCTTGCGACACGCCCGCAGCCCCGTGCATCTGGATCGCCTTATCGGTGATATCAAGCGCGATTTGCGGCGCGACAACCTTGATCTGACTGATCCAGGGCGCGGCGGCTTTCTTGTCCCCCTGATCCATCATCCAGGCGGCCTTGAGGCAGAGCAGGCGCGCCTGTTCGATATCCATCCGGGCCTTGGCAATCAGATCGAAATTTTCGCCCAGCTGCGCCAGTGGTTTGCCGAACGCCTCTCTTGCGACGGACCGGCGGCATAGAAATGCAAGCGCATTTTCGGCCTGACCGATGGCCCGCATGCAATGATGGATGCGCCCCGGGCCAAGCCGCCCCTGGGCAATTTCAAACCCCGCCCCCTCGCGCAGCAACATGTTTTCGGCAGGCACCCTGACATCAGTATACCGGAAATGCATATGCCCATGGGGCGCGTCGTCATGGCCGTATACCTCCATCGCGCGGAGCTTTTCGATCCCCGGCGTATCGGCGGGCACAACGATCATGGAATGTTGCTGATGTTTGGGCCCGTCGTCACGGCTGCGGACCATGACGATATGCACCGCACAGCGCGGATCGCCTGCGCCGGTGGCCCACCATTTCTCGCCATTCAGCACATAATCATCACCGTCCCGGACACATCGCATCGACAGGTTGGTTGCATCCGAACTGGCCACATCCGGTTCTGTCATCAGATAGGCAGAGCGTATTTCACCGGCCATCAGGGGCTTTAGCCACTGTTCCTGCATCGCGGCTGTGCCGTATCTGGCGAAGACCTCCATATTGCCGGTATCGGGGGCGTTGCAGTTGAAGACTTCGGCGGCCAGATGGGATTTTCCCATTTCCTCGGCCAGATAGGCGTATTCTACCGTGCTGAATTGTGGTCCGTCGCGGAATGTATCCCAGAAATTCCAGAAGCCGCGGGTCTTTGCACTGGCCTTCAGGGTTTCGAGTATCTCGGTCTGGCGGGCGGTAAAACGCCACCGATCCCCTTTGTCCACTTCGGCCAGAAATTCCGCATCAAGTGGCATAATCTCGTCCTGGATCATGTGTTTGACTGCCGCCAGAACCGGCTTGAGCCGCTCAGTTTGTCCAAGATCCATGGGTGATGTCCTTTGTTGGGTTCGGCCATCGTGCCTGCTCTGGCGTTGGTGTCAACAATAGGGGTTGCACCACGGGTCTTCTTTTGCCCAACTGAGCCGATGGAAGATGCAGCACCAGGCCTTGGCATGTCGCATGACGTGCTGGCAAATTATTTGCGCGACACCGTTGCCGGGTTTCACAAGCTGCGCGGGGTCACCAAATTCGGGACCGGCCAGTCAAACCCCACCTACAAGCTTGACGCCGAGAGCGGCACCTATGTGCTGCGCAGCAAACCCGCTGGTAAACTGTTGCCGTCGGCCCATGCTGTTGAACGCGAGTTCCGGGTCATGCAGGCGCTGGCCGACACGCCGGTGCCGGTGCCGCCTATGCTGCATCTCGCGTCCGAGGCCGTATCGCCCAGCGGGCGAGCCTTTTTTGTCATGGGATTTGTTGACGGCGCGATCTACTGGGATCCCGGCCTGCCAGAGCATAACAACCACGGCCGGGCTGCGATCTATGACGCGATGAATGCAACACTTGCGGCCTTGCACAATGTGAATGTGGGTGCCGTCGGCCTGTCGGATTTCGGCCGCCCGGGGGGCTATTTTTCCCGACAACTTGAACGGTGGTCGCAGCAATATCACGCCTCTGCACCGGCAGCCGATCCAAATATGGTTGCGGTCATGGATTGGCTGGGCCGGCATCTGCCAGCTGATGATGGGCAAGTCGCCCTCGTCCACGGTGACTGGCGTCTGGACAACATGATCTTTGATCCGCAAACCCATGAAGTTAAATCTGTTCTGGATTGGGAGCTTTCGACGCTGGGTCACCCCATGGCGGACCTTGCCTATCAATGCATGCAGTGGCGTTTGCCCAATCATGGCGACATGCGCGGCCTGGCCGGGCTTGATCGGGCGGCACTTGGGATCCCGTCGGAAGCCGATTATGTGGCCCGCTATGCCCAGCGTCGCAACCTGACCGGCATTGATGATTGGTCATTCTACCTTGTTTTTGCGTTCTTCCGGCTGGCGGCTATTCTGGCCGGTGTCGCGGCACGGGCTGAGGCGGGCAATGCCTCCAACCCTGACATGGCGCGCAAATACGGGGCTGCGGTGCCTGCCTTGGCGGGTATGGCCCGTCAGGTGATCAAGGACGGGCCTTAGCCCAGCCAGACACCGATGATGACCGCCATCAATCCGATCATCGAGACAAAAAGGGCGCCCAGATTAATGGGCAGAATGCGGCTGATTCTGGCCCGCAATGCATCGTCAGATAATCCGGCCTTTCGGGCGCGCGACACGGCCACGATGCTGTAGATGATACCGGCCAGACCCAAAAGCGACAGCGCCGTGCCTGCCCAAACCACATATTCCATTTGCCGTCTCCGTCCGTTTTGGCTGCGTTATCCTGCGCTGCTGAGCGGTGCAAGGGTTGCGGCCCATTTGCGCTGCGGCTAGGGAAGGGGGCCGGATGAGGAGAGCGATGATGACCGATTCAGTGACAGACACCCCGACCACCGTAGCCGGTCAGGAATTGCGCCAATTTGTTGAACGTTTCGAACGCCTTGAGGCGGAAAAGAAAGACATCGCCGACGCGCAAAAGGAAGTGATGGCAGAGGCCAAGGGCCGCGGCTATGACACCAAGGTGCTGCGCAAGGTGATTGCGATCCGCAAACGTGACGCCAATGATCTGGCCGAGGAAGAAGCGGTGCTGGAAATGTACAAATCCGCGTTGGGCATGTAACCCTGACCCTAGCCTACGGGCATCACCAGTTTGACGCCCGGCATATGGGCGATCTGCGCCAGATCATCATCGTAGCTGTCGATCATGGTCTGGATAGTCTCTGGCGTCAGACCGGGGAGGTTGATTTCATCCTCCAACTGCTCGGGGCGGGCATGCTCATCCCACAGGGCGGCGATCCGGTTATGCTTTTCGGCCTGTGATCTGGGCGGGTCTTTTGCCAGCGCGTGGCGGAATGCCTTGATCCCCTCGCGAGTGACCGTTCGGGCCAGCATGTCGTCTTTGCCGGTCAATTCAACCTGCGCATTCACGCCTGCGATCCGGCGGAGCAGCTGTTCCCACAGCAGCGGGGTGTCTTCGTTGCACCAAACCGTCAAAGGTGCTTCGGGTGCCGCTTTCTTGATGCGCCGGATAACATCGGACCAGCGGATTTCTTCGGGGCGGACGGCGCCCAGATAATCGACAAGCTGGTCTGTCTTGGACCGTGCAAAGGTTTCCTGCAAGAAGGTTGCCGGGTTCCGGATGCCCATGAACAGCGAAACGTCATCATTTGGAAACAGCTGGCGCAACCCGTCAATCTTGGCGGTTGCCTGGCTGTAAAATACCCCATTGTCGAAGATACGGTTCGGAATGCAGATAAAGTTCCCGTTGCTCAGGACCACCCGGTCCACGTGGTCGTTTTCGACAATCGTATCAAGCAGAATATCCCGCGCGTCAGCCGGCGGGGCGGCACCTTTAAGCCCCTGGATGGCCTCGCGCAGAAGGGTCCGATAGCGGCTGGGGCCGGGCACGGATATGCCCTGTTTCAAAAGGACGTCGGCGTTTTTCAGAAGCGATTTCAGCAGCCTGTCTTCATCCGTGCAATTGGCGCCGATATGAAATGCGATCTGCATTGGTTCGCTATGCCTTCACTTGATAAGCCTCGCGCCATCATAGGTCGAAAATCCCGCAGCGAAACCGGGTTGTTGTGTTTTGACGATGGGCGGAAAAGGGGTGGGGCGCGACATGATGATGCGCCGGGCGTGCGGTGGAGTACTCGCCCCACCGTCACGTTGCATGCATAGAAACTATTTGGGGTCGAGGATCACGACACGTGCGTCTGGCGGATCGCCGCCATCACCGCCGCCACCGCCTGTCGTAGCAATGCCAAGCAGCAATAGCGCAGCCGCGGGCAAAACCCAGCCCGGTACGGCACGTCTGTTTGTTTCCTCAATGACCTCTGGTTGGCGTTCGACAATCGCGTCAGCCAAACCACCAGCGAGCGCGGGGGTCGAGAATGCCGTGCTAACTGTCGCCACAATTAATATATTGCGTAACAAAGATTTTTTCATGGTGCTCTCTCACTAGCTATTCCCCCTACGTGTATGTGTTGGAGCAGGGGGTGTCGGTGTGTCAACCTGCCCTATAGGTGGAAATCCGCTGTTCTGCCGGCGTACGGGGGTAAAAAACCCGCGGCTCTGCGGCCTGTATGCAGGGGCTGAGATCAAGACGTTTGCGTCCGGACCTGTGCCACAGATACGCCCCGACAGGCGAGGCCCGGACCTGCGGCAAATGATACAAACATGCGATTTATTGAAACAATATTGAATAAATGTGACTGTTCGGCGCTGCGGGTTGGTGGTGTTTGGGTCGGCTGGTTCGGGTGGTGCGACGCCGGGGCATAGAGTGCCAGAAGCTGCCATTATCGGGTGCTGTTAACCGTGAGTTTATTTTTTGATCATTTTCGCCGGTTCTTTGCCAATTGTGGCATTTTAACGCCAGCAGTTGGCGCATTCCGGGCAAATTTTTGGCCGGGTTGGCGTGATGCGGCTGCGCCGCCGCGAATCGCGTTAACGTATGATCTTAAAAGACTATTGGTTCGACTTCGGTAACAAAGATACCTGACAAGAGCATTTATTCTCATCGGCGAACAATTGCCGATATCTCCGTCCCAACGTTAACACTATATTTACTGTAAAGCTTGACCTGAGTGCTGAGGTAACTTTAACAGTTATCCCAGAAAATGTTTTTTTTGTGTTTGGTTTGTGATGAGTAAAGAAAGTTGCGGGGGGATCATGAAATACCAAAGTCGCGATTTGGTACGTACCCGCCGGGTCTGTAGGTCCGGTGTGATGGTGCGATCTGGTTTCCGGGAAATCATACAACACCTGCAGCAACCAGCGCCGCCACCCCAACACGACAAGTGATCGAACATGCCGCCCTGTGAGGCGGCTTAAGTAATTTAACACGTAAGAAAAAATGACTGCGAATTGCCCGCATCGAGGAGTTACCAAATGACCTACCAGAATTACACATGGACGGCCTTTACCGAACACGACCTTTTGACATCGGGTTCTGGCGGGCATTCAATTGGTATCGGTAGCACCTTTGTGATGCAGTCCGCACCGACCGTGACGCTGACAGCGCGTGACAACGATGCGCATCTCAGCGGCGACTACAATGATGATGCAACGGATAGCGGCCAGCGGGCCTTTGTTGACGGGCACGAGATTGCGCACAAGGACATGTATGTTGAAAAGCTGCTGACCCTGCAGGGATCTGACGGCAAGACCTACACTTTGGCTGAAATCGAGATCGAGGATTACAACGCCGCGGGCACAGGCGATGATTTCTTCTCTTTTGTTGGTGAGGTACCGCCTGCCGGCGTGACGCTGACGGTCACGGCCTGTCACAACTCTTCCGGCGTGGCTTATGCCGATCTCAGCGCGACGCCGCCGGCGGCGCCCACTGATGGCGGTGGTGCTGAAACCTGCGTGATCACCTTTAATGATCTTGCCCGTGGTGAAGTCATCGGCGACCAATATGCCGATCTTGGTGTGCATATTTCTGCGCAGCGCCCGAATGAGAGTTTCGGGTCGTCCCCCAACGACGCGATGGTTTTCGATACCGATAATCCGACAGGCGGCGATCACGACCTCGCATATGACGGCCGTGGAAACGCGCTGATCATTTCCGAGGACAATGACAGCGGCGATCCCGACGATAATGCGGGCGGTGGCTGGATCAAATTCGACTTTGATA
This region includes:
- a CDS encoding DUF6691 family protein, producing MRIFVAFVVGSLFGTGLLISGMTDTTKVQGWLDLFGDWDPTLAFVMGGAILPMALAWAWTKGRRPVLADAFPARPDPRVGPNLVLGSTLFGAGWGLSGLCPGPAIASLGFGGTGGVAFLIAMLCGMMIAPPLRSRLDPRPSPV
- a CDS encoding YeeE/YedE thiosulfate transporter family protein; the encoded protein is MPYEWIMGLAGGGLIGVAAAIFLLVNGRIMGASGLIGGLVDGSGRHDWRERAALLAGLFLAPALLVPFMAGAQTHLTNNWGVIIIAGLLVGVGTRLANGCTSGHGVCGISRLSLRGIVATVFYIGAGALTVVVFKHGLGII
- a CDS encoding MBL fold metallo-hydrolase, translating into MSPEVKAFFDEATNTVSYVVREPDGRSCAIIDSVLDYDQAAGRTDTKSADDIIQWIKDHDLQVSWILESHVHADHLSAAPYLQDHLGGKIGIGANITVVQDTFGKVFNEGTAFQRDGSQFDGLFEDGDSLHIGQMRADVLHTPGHTPACLTYVIGDAAFVGDTLFMPDFGTARCDFPGGSAEDLYQSIQKILTLPDETRIFVGHDYKAPGRDEFAWETTVGEQKALNVHIGAGRPLADFVEMRTNRDAKLGMPRLILPSLQTNMRAGHFPEPDDNGTRYFKVPINTL
- a CDS encoding metalloregulator ArsR/SmtB family transcription factor; its protein translation is MTALSTLDAMDAAAEDAASLMKALSNPGRLRILCALVPGEMSVSGLEQALGASQSYVSGQLLRLRNDGLVTCERQGRVQKYRLADPRVRPVLERIYEVFCPDM
- a CDS encoding acyl-CoA dehydrogenase family protein, coding for MDLGQTERLKPVLAAVKHMIQDEIMPLDAEFLAEVDKGDRWRFTARQTEILETLKASAKTRGFWNFWDTFRDGPQFSTVEYAYLAEEMGKSHLAAEVFNCNAPDTGNMEVFARYGTAAMQEQWLKPLMAGEIRSAYLMTEPDVASSDATNLSMRCVRDGDDYVLNGEKWWATGAGDPRCAVHIVMVRSRDDGPKHQQHSMIVVPADTPGIEKLRAMEVYGHDDAPHGHMHFRYTDVRVPAENMLLREGAGFEIAQGRLGPGRIHHCMRAIGQAENALAFLCRRSVAREAFGKPLAQLGENFDLIAKARMDIEQARLLCLKAAWMMDQGDKKAAAPWISQIKVVAPQIALDITDKAIQMHGAAGVSQDTPLARQWTHLRTLRLADGPDAVHRRQVARAELRAYMSGQNTS
- a CDS encoding phosphotransferase, coding for MEDAAPGLGMSHDVLANYLRDTVAGFHKLRGVTKFGTGQSNPTYKLDAESGTYVLRSKPAGKLLPSAHAVEREFRVMQALADTPVPVPPMLHLASEAVSPSGRAFFVMGFVDGAIYWDPGLPEHNNHGRAAIYDAMNATLAALHNVNVGAVGLSDFGRPGGYFSRQLERWSQQYHASAPAADPNMVAVMDWLGRHLPADDGQVALVHGDWRLDNMIFDPQTHEVKSVLDWELSTLGHPMADLAYQCMQWRLPNHGDMRGLAGLDRAALGIPSEADYVARYAQRRNLTGIDDWSFYLVFAFFRLAAILAGVAARAEAGNASNPDMARKYGAAVPALAGMARQVIKDGP
- a CDS encoding DUF2312 domain-containing protein; amino-acid sequence: MTDSVTDTPTTVAGQELRQFVERFERLEAEKKDIADAQKEVMAEAKGRGYDTKVLRKVIAIRKRDANDLAEEEAVLEMYKSALGM